In the genome of bacterium, one region contains:
- a CDS encoding ABC transporter ATP-binding protein, which yields MPDGIVGAAMGARESEEPSLGHAVELRHISKRYGRVEAVRDVSLDIRENEFFSLLGPSGCGKTTILRMISGFERPTAGEIFLKQRRANDIPPYRRDTNLIFQHLALFPHLDVYDNIAFGLRLKRLDRGPIRQKVHRILDLVDLGGFGTRRVHQLSGGQKQRVAIARALVNEPAVLLLDEPLGALDLRLRVQMQVELKEIQHRVGTTFIYVTHDQTEALTMSDRIAVMHDGTVEQVGTGREVYELPRTRFVATFLGESNLFEGQVEERAQDHTTVSASGQAFVAPPNTAAAPGTTVYVCVRPERVRVVAAAESQSDLDACENRYPARVRDITFKGAFIEYRLLTPFDQPMMVQVHSDGRRLMERGESIIVAWRRHDCVVLTA from the coding sequence ATGCCCGACGGGATAGTCGGGGCCGCCATGGGGGCACGGGAGAGCGAGGAGCCGTCGCTCGGTCACGCCGTTGAGCTGCGGCACATCAGCAAGCGCTACGGCAGAGTCGAGGCGGTCCGAGATGTTTCTCTCGACATCCGGGAGAACGAGTTCTTCTCGCTCCTCGGCCCCAGCGGGTGCGGCAAAACCACAATCCTGCGGATGATCAGTGGGTTCGAGAGACCCACCGCGGGGGAGATCTTTTTAAAGCAGCGCCGGGCGAACGATATTCCCCCCTATCGCCGGGACACGAACCTCATTTTTCAACACTTGGCGTTGTTTCCTCACCTGGACGTCTACGACAACATCGCGTTCGGCCTGCGGCTGAAAAGGCTTGACCGAGGACCGATCCGGCAGAAAGTGCACCGGATCCTCGACCTCGTCGACCTGGGAGGCTTCGGGACACGCCGGGTCCACCAGCTCAGCGGCGGCCAGAAGCAGCGCGTGGCGATTGCCCGCGCCCTCGTCAACGAACCTGCGGTGCTCCTGCTTGACGAACCGCTTGGCGCGCTGGACCTCCGCCTTCGAGTGCAGATGCAGGTCGAGCTCAAGGAGATCCAGCACCGCGTGGGCACGACCTTCATTTATGTGACCCACGATCAGACCGAGGCCCTGACCATGTCCGATCGGATCGCCGTGATGCATGACGGAACCGTCGAGCAGGTCGGGACGGGCCGGGAGGTCTACGAACTGCCCCGGACGCGGTTCGTCGCCACGTTCCTCGGCGAGAGCAACCTCTTTGAGGGACAGGTGGAGGAGCGGGCTCAGGATCACACCACGGTCTCCGCGTCCGGGCAAGCCTTCGTGGCTCCCCCGAACACCGCCGCCGCGCCTGGAACAACCGTATATGTTTGTGTTCGTCCGGAGCGGGTGCGCGTCGTCGCCGCCGCCGAGTCCCAGTCTGACCTCGACGCGTGCGAGAACAGGTATCCGGCAAGGGTGCGAGATATCACCTTCAAAGGCGCGTTCATCGAATATCGGCTGCTGACCCCCTTCGACCAACCCATGATGGTCCAGGTGCACTCCGACGGGCGCCGGCTCATGGAACGGGGCGAATCGATCATCGTCGCCTGGCGCCGGCATGATTGTGTGGTGCTGACGGCGTGA
- a CDS encoding ABC transporter permease, whose product MIGFLTTRIALTVPLLLGAALLIFLAGHYAPGDPVQVLLGDHYTPATAAQMRHDLGLDRPLAAQFAAYVVRAAAFDFGVSYVNPARHVRDIVRQTLPTSVRLAALAVLLATLLGVTLGVSAAVFPRSPLDRLIQVGVIAGLSVPSFVTAALLVLLFALRWRLLPVAGWGTPQAYVLPVVVLAIPPLAYITRISRVSVRQVMTEDYVRTARSKGLRTGAVLLRHVLRNAAIPIVTTVGMAFGYAITGAFVVEVVFNIPGMARVAVDAILQRDYAVIQTAVLVYTTLFVVINLAVDLSYAALNPRVRY is encoded by the coding sequence GTGATCGGCTTCCTCACCACCCGGATCGCGCTCACGGTGCCGCTGCTGCTCGGCGCCGCCCTGCTGATCTTCCTCGCCGGCCACTACGCGCCGGGCGACCCCGTGCAGGTGCTGTTGGGGGACCACTACACCCCGGCGACCGCCGCCCAGATGCGCCACGATCTCGGCCTGGACCGGCCGCTCGCCGCGCAGTTCGCCGCGTACGTCGTCCGCGCGGCCGCCTTTGACTTCGGCGTTTCGTACGTCAACCCCGCGCGCCACGTGCGCGACATCGTGCGTCAGACGCTTCCGACCAGCGTCCGCCTCGCGGCGCTCGCCGTGCTGCTCGCCACCCTCCTCGGCGTGACGCTCGGCGTCTCCGCGGCCGTGTTTCCGCGGTCGCCGCTCGACCGCCTGATCCAGGTGGGGGTGATCGCCGGGCTGTCGGTGCCGAGTTTTGTGACCGCCGCGCTCCTGGTCCTCCTCTTCGCGCTACGCTGGCGGCTCCTCCCCGTCGCGGGGTGGGGTACCCCGCAGGCCTACGTGCTTCCCGTGGTCGTCCTCGCCATCCCGCCGCTCGCGTACATCACGCGCATCAGCCGGGTCAGCGTGCGCCAGGTGATGACCGAGGACTACGTCCGAACCGCCAGGAGCAAAGGCCTGCGGACGGGGGCCGTGCTGCTGCGGCACGTCCTCCGGAACGCCGCGATCCCGATCGTGACGACGGTGGGCATGGCGTTCGGGTACGCGATCACCGGGGCGTTCGTGGTGGAGGTGGTGTTCAACATCCCGGGCATGGCGCGCGTCGCCGTCGACGCCATCCTGCAGCGGGACTACGCCGTCATCCAGACGGCCGTCCTGGTCTACACCACGCTGTTCGTCGTGATCAACCTGGCCGTCGATCTCTCCTATGCCGCCCTCAACCCACGCGTTCGGTATTGA
- a CDS encoding ABC transporter permease, whose product MPPSTHAFGIDVPVVPSRAPRRSGILRALSRDWPAGCAAAFLLLLVLATVGGARLTGYAYDHQDLDHTFSGPGAGRWVLGTDQYGRDLLTRILYGGRVSLAVGCAAVAAESVLGVTWGTVAGFYGGRLDAAMMRIVDLLIAFPSLLLAVLVTGIFGPSLVNIVLALTMTAWPGMARTIRSEVVALRERDYIEAARALGAPPARMLVRHLVPNVVHLLAARATLDVSAIVLTEATLSFIGIGVQPPRPSWGLMISESFQSLQSHPYLVVVPAAVLSVTVLSFNLLGEAIAEWADPKLRRRTA is encoded by the coding sequence ATGCCGCCCTCAACCCACGCGTTCGGTATTGACGTCCCGGTCGTCCCGTCCCGCGCCCCACGGCGGTCCGGCATCCTGCGGGCGCTCAGCCGCGACTGGCCCGCGGGGTGCGCCGCGGCGTTTCTGCTGCTGCTCGTCCTGGCGACGGTGGGAGGCGCGCGCCTGACGGGGTACGCGTACGATCACCAGGACCTGGACCACACGTTCAGCGGGCCGGGGGCCGGACGGTGGGTGCTGGGGACCGATCAGTACGGGCGGGATCTGCTGACGCGCATCCTCTACGGGGGCCGGGTCTCGCTCGCCGTCGGGTGTGCCGCCGTCGCCGCCGAGTCCGTGCTCGGCGTCACCTGGGGCACCGTGGCGGGTTTCTACGGCGGGCGCCTCGACGCCGCGATGATGCGGATCGTCGACCTGCTGATCGCCTTTCCTTCCCTGCTGCTGGCCGTCCTCGTCACCGGCATCTTCGGTCCGAGTCTCGTCAACATCGTGCTGGCGCTGACCATGACGGCGTGGCCGGGGATGGCGCGGACGATTCGAAGCGAGGTCGTCGCGCTGCGGGAACGTGATTACATCGAGGCCGCCCGGGCGCTCGGTGCGCCGCCGGCGCGGATGCTGGTCAGGCATCTGGTGCCCAACGTGGTGCATCTGCTGGCGGCCCGCGCCACGCTGGACGTCAGCGCGATCGTCCTCACCGAGGCGACGCTGAGCTTCATCGGGATCGGGGTGCAGCCGCCCCGGCCGAGCTGGGGGCTGATGATCAGCGAGAGCTTCCAGTCGCTGCAGAGTCATCCGTACCTGGTCGTCGTCCCCGCCGCCGTGCTGTCGGTGACCGTGCTGTCGTTCAACCTGCTCGGCGAGGCGATCGCCGAGTGGGCGGATCCCAAACTGCGCCGCCGCACCGCCTGA
- a CDS encoding cupin domain-containing protein: MAKRRTSGALDAFVQDIHYVRAAAEVRRRARKRVIHPRSLRWEDNLHGRSAYIVDSVTGFASRNLAMFIREIPPGAATGTHHHNFEAVAYVLDGRGHDVHDGRTVAWRTGDGLYVPPFVEHRHVNDDPKRPARLLFVANWPLLNHLGITSFVQRTAAPKAAGKRRARRRRARAARA; this comes from the coding sequence ATGGCGAAACGTCGGACGTCGGGCGCACTCGACGCGTTCGTGCAGGACATCCACTACGTGCGGGCGGCCGCGGAGGTCCGGCGGCGCGCGCGCAAGCGGGTGATCCACCCACGAAGCCTGCGCTGGGAGGACAACCTGCACGGCCGGAGCGCGTACATCGTGGACTCGGTCACCGGGTTTGCGTCGCGGAACCTGGCCATGTTCATCCGGGAGATCCCACCGGGTGCGGCCACGGGCACCCACCATCACAACTTCGAGGCCGTCGCGTACGTCCTCGACGGGCGCGGGCACGACGTGCACGACGGCCGGACGGTGGCGTGGCGCACGGGGGATGGGTTGTACGTGCCGCCGTTCGTGGAGCACCGGCACGTCAACGACGATCCGAAGCGGCCGGCGCGGCTGCTGTTCGTGGCGAACTGGCCGCTGCTCAACCATTTGGGGATCACGAGCTTCGTCCAGCGGACGGCGGCGCCGAAGGCGGCCGGGAAGCGCCGGGCGCGGCGCCGGCGCGCCCGGGCGGCGAGGGCGTAA
- a CDS encoding Xaa-Pro peptidase family protein has translation MPRLAYDLEARKPYLVPAFSDAEYDRRVAVLCAGMQREGLDALCVYASAAAPSAVTYLTNYVPAFGNAFVVLRADGRMTVATDSVLHGEPMHSMIWTCRVPDVRVALGPVYGGSVDEVAALAADAARDARHVGLVGSAHLPYPLYAALASRLPRLRPADPLLASVRLAKSDEEIAKMRQAGSIADLGMAAIFETLRAGVEETAVAAAGVQRLHAQGAREAFATCVVGGVAAGLKHGRPRRRALIDGEMVFVDLGAACDGYMSDTSRCTVVGPATGTARDVLQIGLELYHAGLQVMRPGRTIDDVSQALLKVVRGTPYERYYCAGGFGHGIGMSVIEVPGLLAGNTAELRPRMTVAYEPMVVVDGLGTAVVEDTLVITGTGFERLTSSPVLTWS, from the coding sequence ATGCCCCGCCTGGCGTATGATCTAGAGGCCCGGAAGCCCTACCTCGTCCCAGCGTTCAGCGATGCGGAATACGATCGCCGGGTCGCGGTGCTCTGCGCGGGGATGCAGCGCGAAGGGCTGGATGCACTCTGCGTCTACGCGAGCGCGGCCGCCCCTTCTGCGGTCACCTATCTCACGAATTACGTCCCGGCCTTCGGCAATGCGTTCGTCGTCCTACGGGCCGATGGACGGATGACGGTGGCGACCGATTCCGTGCTCCACGGGGAGCCGATGCATTCGATGATCTGGACGTGCCGGGTCCCCGACGTCCGCGTTGCCCTGGGCCCGGTTTACGGAGGCTCGGTCGACGAGGTGGCCGCCCTCGCGGCCGACGCCGCCCGCGATGCGCGCCACGTCGGTCTGGTGGGAAGCGCCCACCTGCCGTACCCGCTATACGCGGCGCTCGCCTCCCGGCTGCCGAGGCTGCGGCCGGCGGATCCGCTGCTGGCGTCCGTGCGCTTGGCGAAGAGCGACGAGGAGATCGCGAAAATGCGGCAGGCGGGGAGCATCGCCGATCTCGGGATGGCCGCAATCTTCGAGACGCTGCGGGCGGGGGTGGAGGAGACCGCGGTGGCGGCGGCTGGGGTCCAGCGCCTCCACGCGCAGGGCGCCCGCGAGGCGTTTGCCACGTGCGTCGTGGGCGGGGTCGCGGCGGGACTGAAGCACGGGAGGCCCCGGCGGAGGGCGCTCATCGACGGCGAGATGGTGTTCGTCGATCTGGGGGCCGCCTGCGACGGCTACATGTCGGACACCAGCCGGTGCACGGTGGTGGGACCCGCGACCGGCACGGCGCGGGACGTCCTGCAGATCGGCCTCGAGCTCTACCACGCGGGGCTCCAGGTGATGCGGCCGGGCCGGACGATCGATGACGTCTCTCAGGCGCTGCTCAAGGTCGTTCGGGGAACGCCCTACGAACGGTACTACTGCGCGGGCGGATTCGGCCACGGCATCGGGATGTCCGTGATCGAGGTGCCCGGGCTCCTTGCCGGCAATACCGCCGAACTTCGTCCGCGGATGACCGTGGCGTACGAACCGATGGTCGTCGTCGACGGCTTGGGCACCGCGGTGGTCGAGGATACGCTCGTGATCACCGGCACGGGGTTCGAGCGGCTGACCAGTTCCCCGGTCCTGACCTGGTCTTAG
- a CDS encoding isochorismatase family protein has protein sequence MAVWDDVIPQEEQALYERGGWGGRVGFGRRPALLVVDMYTAFVDPAYPYSSPGAPATVRAIQTVLAAARTAGCPVFFSKARRRTIPAERGRWKVTANRQPIMSDPAAYEIVSELRPLESESVLVKSAPSAFWGTDLASYLIYHRVDTVIVTGTVTSGCVRDTVLDAFNYSFRAIVPEECVCDRGLTSHKVTLFDIHMKYGDVVPTADVLEYLKAVRQGEHERPVGAPSHR, from the coding sequence ATGGCCGTTTGGGACGATGTGATTCCGCAGGAGGAGCAGGCGCTCTACGAGCGCGGGGGGTGGGGGGGACGGGTCGGCTTCGGCCGGCGTCCCGCCCTGCTCGTCGTGGATATGTACACCGCGTTTGTCGATCCCGCCTATCCGTACAGCAGTCCGGGGGCGCCCGCGACCGTCCGGGCCATTCAGACGGTGCTCGCGGCGGCCCGGACCGCCGGATGCCCGGTCTTCTTTTCAAAGGCGCGCCGGCGCACGATCCCGGCCGAGCGCGGTCGGTGGAAGGTCACGGCCAACCGGCAGCCGATCATGAGCGATCCGGCCGCCTACGAGATCGTGTCCGAGCTGCGCCCGCTGGAGTCGGAGTCCGTGCTGGTGAAATCCGCCCCGAGCGCGTTCTGGGGCACCGACCTGGCGAGCTACCTGATCTATCACCGCGTGGACACGGTGATCGTCACCGGAACCGTCACCAGCGGGTGCGTGCGCGATACGGTGCTGGATGCGTTCAACTACAGCTTCCGGGCGATCGTTCCCGAAGAGTGTGTCTGCGACCGCGGGCTGACCTCGCACAAAGTCACCCTCTTCGATATCCACATGAAGTACGGCGATGTCGTCCCCACCGCGGACGTGCTCGAATACCTGAAGGCGGTGCGCCAGGGCGAGCACGAGCGCCCAGTGGGGGCACCGAGTCACAGGTGA
- a CDS encoding extracellular solute-binding protein: MRDSVGEKLSRRELLRKTARTGTALGLASLGGGILSAASPAVAQTPVAGGRKVQLTEFIWIGGGQGVVPREVKTSYEKAHANVSIELYEGTNAITYPKIIAQRQVDPNKPLINFGFFNVDAQTKGERDGVWLGLDPKKIPNIAGVYPNYRRKADTGVGWGLSGVGILYNKTLVKEPPTSWNDIFAPRFKGKVMLFDYAWGFNGLLGVAHANGGDAKRIDDTFEKFSKAARDGQFLAMFTTNEQVKDALARGEALIAPYFTSFAITWNEEAPGGNGPFAYTVPKEGMIAFTYYFNIIKGSTPDQVDAASEVINTYLSKPVIGRYCNLTATVPAVTGVTLESKLQHEAVFQPSAIEHAIQPDWATVNEQNNAWKQRWDREVKAKM, translated from the coding sequence ATGCGCGACTCAGTGGGCGAGAAACTGTCACGGCGGGAGTTGTTGCGGAAGACCGCGAGGACGGGGACGGCACTCGGCCTGGCGTCGTTGGGAGGGGGTATCCTGTCCGCGGCGTCCCCGGCCGTCGCACAGACACCGGTGGCAGGCGGGCGAAAGGTTCAATTGACTGAGTTCATCTGGATCGGCGGCGGACAGGGGGTCGTTCCGCGAGAGGTCAAGACCTCCTACGAAAAAGCCCATGCGAATGTGAGCATCGAACTGTACGAGGGCACCAATGCCATTACCTACCCGAAAATCATCGCCCAGCGGCAGGTCGATCCGAACAAGCCCCTGATCAACTTTGGGTTTTTCAACGTGGATGCGCAGACCAAAGGGGAACGAGATGGTGTGTGGCTCGGCCTCGATCCCAAGAAGATCCCCAACATCGCGGGCGTCTACCCCAACTATCGCCGGAAGGCGGACACGGGGGTTGGGTGGGGCCTCAGCGGGGTCGGGATTCTCTACAACAAGACGCTGGTCAAAGAACCACCCACGAGCTGGAATGACATCTTTGCTCCTCGATTCAAGGGGAAGGTCATGCTCTTCGACTACGCCTGGGGCTTCAACGGGCTGCTCGGTGTGGCGCATGCGAACGGCGGCGACGCCAAGCGCATCGACGACACATTCGAAAAATTCAGCAAAGCGGCCCGAGATGGCCAGTTCCTGGCCATGTTTACGACCAACGAACAGGTCAAGGATGCGTTGGCGCGTGGGGAAGCCCTGATCGCCCCGTACTTCACGAGTTTCGCCATCACCTGGAACGAAGAAGCCCCGGGCGGCAACGGGCCGTTCGCCTATACCGTTCCGAAAGAGGGGATGATCGCGTTCACCTATTACTTCAACATCATCAAAGGGTCCACTCCGGATCAAGTGGACGCGGCTTCTGAAGTGATCAACACGTACCTGTCCAAACCGGTCATCGGGCGCTACTGCAACCTCACCGCCACGGTGCCGGCGGTCACCGGTGTTACCCTCGAGTCGAAACTTCAGCACGAAGCCGTGTTCCAGCCGAGCGCGATCGAGCACGCGATCCAGCCGGATTGGGCCACGGTGAATGAACAAAACAACGCGTGGAAGCAGCGTTGGGACCGCGAGGTCAAGGCCAAGATGTGA
- a CDS encoding peptide ABC transporter substrate-binding protein — protein sequence MARRWIGVIVAVVLTAALIDMGIPAIGQQAGVFRVPLGGEPPTIDPYFATDFSSGDLTFLMYTTLVGFDSSGKIVPEGARSWATSPNGLVYTFHLNENVRFHGGRKVTAADWKWSFERMGDPKVATEVADVVLPGIEGFDAQQKGAPDLAGIRVIDPLTLQFVLNPKARGGFLSRLAYYAAVVLDKDVVGQGGKGWYETRDAGSGPYTMKEWVHNDHVTLASDPNYFLGAPKVTRIEMPVVTQATTRLSEYQAGQLDLVPVPLGDFQRIKSDPVLGKELLVFPRAQIIWFGPNPRVYEPFKDVRVRRAFALAVDKARIAKTVFFGFYQPAASIVPPGIPGFNSGYKGLAYDPAAAKKLLAEAGFAGKLPPLTIAMNPIAPDYQMAAEAAAAMLKDNLGVDVQLQKTEFASFQQGMNRRTTFASFMTGWAADYLDYSDYLDLLLYSKSPLDRVSYASPEFDRLVDEANAAPTESARTVLYHKAEALAVEDGAMIPIVFTQFAVLKKPYVRGLETTPALSGWLRFNSISIQK from the coding sequence GTGGCACGAAGGTGGATCGGTGTGATCGTGGCCGTGGTGCTGACCGCGGCGCTCATCGACATGGGGATCCCGGCAATCGGACAGCAGGCGGGGGTGTTCCGGGTGCCGTTGGGGGGAGAGCCGCCGACGATTGACCCGTATTTCGCGACCGACTTCTCCTCCGGCGACCTCACGTTCTTGATGTACACCACCCTGGTCGGGTTCGACAGCAGCGGCAAGATCGTTCCCGAGGGGGCGCGCAGCTGGGCCACCTCCCCCAACGGCCTGGTATACACGTTCCACCTCAACGAGAACGTCCGCTTCCACGGCGGCCGCAAGGTGACCGCCGCCGACTGGAAATGGTCGTTCGAGCGCATGGGCGATCCCAAGGTGGCCACCGAGGTGGCCGACGTCGTGCTGCCGGGGATCGAAGGCTTCGACGCGCAGCAGAAGGGCGCGCCCGATCTCGCCGGGATCCGGGTGATCGACCCGCTGACCCTGCAGTTCGTCCTCAACCCCAAGGCGCGCGGCGGCTTCCTCAGCCGGCTGGCCTACTACGCGGCGGTCGTGCTCGACAAGGACGTCGTCGGGCAGGGCGGCAAGGGCTGGTACGAGACCCGGGACGCCGGGTCGGGACCGTACACCATGAAGGAATGGGTGCACAACGATCACGTGACCCTGGCGAGCGACCCGAACTACTTCCTGGGCGCGCCCAAGGTCACGCGGATCGAGATGCCGGTCGTGACGCAGGCGACGACCCGGCTGTCGGAGTACCAGGCCGGTCAGCTCGATCTCGTGCCGGTCCCGCTCGGCGACTTCCAGCGGATTAAGAGCGATCCGGTCCTGGGCAAGGAACTGCTCGTCTTCCCGCGCGCCCAGATCATCTGGTTCGGGCCGAACCCGCGCGTGTACGAGCCGTTCAAGGACGTCCGCGTGCGGCGGGCCTTCGCGCTCGCGGTGGACAAGGCGAGGATCGCCAAAACCGTCTTCTTCGGCTTTTATCAGCCGGCCGCGTCCATCGTCCCCCCCGGCATCCCGGGATTCAACAGCGGGTACAAAGGGCTGGCCTACGATCCCGCGGCGGCCAAGAAGCTGTTGGCCGAGGCGGGGTTCGCCGGGAAACTGCCTCCCCTCACCATCGCCATGAACCCGATCGCGCCGGACTACCAGATGGCGGCGGAGGCGGCCGCGGCGATGCTCAAAGACAACCTGGGCGTCGACGTGCAGCTGCAGAAGACGGAGTTCGCCAGCTTTCAGCAGGGCATGAACCGCCGGACGACGTTTGCGTCGTTCATGACCGGGTGGGCCGCCGACTACCTGGACTACAGCGACTACCTGGACCTGCTGCTGTACAGCAAGTCGCCGCTCGACCGCGTGAGCTATGCGAGCCCGGAGTTCGACCGGCTCGTCGACGAAGCGAACGCCGCCCCCACCGAGAGTGCGCGGACCGTCCTCTACCACAAGGCGGAGGCGCTGGCCGTCGAAGACGGCGCGATGATCCCGATCGTGTTCACGCAGTTCGCCGTCCTCAAGAAGCCCTACGTGCGCGGGCTAGAGACCACCCCCGCGTTGTCCGGCTGGCTGCGGTTCAACTCCATCAGCATTCAGAAGTAG
- a CDS encoding LLM class flavin-dependent oxidoreductase has protein sequence MASGVRWGLSLPNRGVVLDAGSPADLLAMAEIADRSAVFDAVFTGDSLVAKPRLDAIVLLAAAAGRTRRVLLGTSCLASFIFRHPIVLANQWAALDQISGGRAYLVACMGGGPNTKSGHRSPSGAKWDVEFAAMQVTVEERAGRLVEGMEILRRLWTGEPVTHEGRHYRFRDVALNVTPVQRPCPIAVASNPQPPYADEAIITRALRRVARCADGWQVEMSTPEEFGARWSRIRGYAQDMGRSPGPTTSMIHFYVNVNPRPAAAFEEARRFYEHYHGGRFPDEYLHWRLVTGTVDEVTERIGRFVDAGCTLPIIRFATYEPMRQLEAALTRLMPALRDHADHTRA, from the coding sequence ATGGCGTCCGGGGTCCGCTGGGGGCTGAGCCTGCCGAATCGTGGCGTGGTGCTGGACGCCGGAAGCCCAGCCGACCTCCTGGCGATGGCGGAGATCGCCGATCGGTCCGCGGTGTTCGACGCCGTCTTTACGGGGGACAGCCTCGTGGCGAAACCCCGGCTGGATGCGATCGTCCTCCTCGCCGCGGCCGCCGGGCGAACCCGGCGGGTGCTGCTGGGCACGTCCTGCCTCGCCAGTTTCATCTTCCGCCACCCCATCGTCCTGGCCAACCAATGGGCGGCGCTCGATCAGATCAGCGGGGGCCGGGCCTACCTCGTCGCGTGCATGGGGGGCGGCCCCAACACCAAGTCCGGGCATCGCTCGCCGAGCGGGGCGAAGTGGGACGTGGAGTTCGCGGCGATGCAGGTGACGGTGGAGGAGCGGGCGGGGCGGCTGGTGGAGGGGATGGAGATCCTCCGGCGGCTGTGGACCGGGGAGCCGGTCACCCACGAGGGACGGCACTACCGGTTTCGCGATGTGGCCCTCAACGTGACGCCGGTCCAGCGCCCGTGTCCCATCGCCGTCGCCAGCAACCCGCAGCCGCCGTACGCCGACGAGGCGATCATCACGCGCGCGCTCAGGCGGGTGGCGCGGTGCGCGGACGGGTGGCAGGTCGAGATGAGCACCCCCGAGGAGTTCGGGGCGCGCTGGAGTCGCATCCGGGGGTACGCGCAGGACATGGGACGATCCCCCGGTCCCACCACCTCGATGATCCACTTCTACGTCAACGTGAACCCCCGGCCGGCGGCCGCGTTCGAGGAGGCGCGCCGCTTCTACGAGCACTACCACGGCGGCCGGTTCCCCGATGAGTACCTGCATTGGCGCCTGGTCACCGGCACGGTCGATGAGGTCACCGAGCGGATCGGCCGGTTCGTCGATGCGGGGTGCACCCTGCCGATCATCCGCTTCGCCACCTACGAGCCGATGCGCCAGCTCGAGGCCGCGCTCACCCGACTGATGCCCGCCCTCCGGGACCATGCCGATCACACTCGCGCTTGA
- a CDS encoding Ldh family oxidoreductase gives MPEIGPIAAPALTDLVGAMLTAAGVVPEEAALVAAHVVDAEERESRSQGLVRVPPYVKWARTGEIASPTRVTVVHDGGAALVLDAHNGWGHVAAGDALGRCVERATQTGVCFATVRNTNHIGRLGRYVETAAARGMIGLIACAGNPQSSWVAPWGGTAPIFGTNPIAIGFPRGDGPPIVVDISTTQGARGNVLLAQKMRQLLPEGWAFDAAGAPTRDPHQALPPHGTLAPLGGHKGYALAVAVEILCGVLGGVWPPESSANFVGAIRVEAFLPREAYDRGLAGLVAEIKGVPPRAGVDEIRLPGEGSAARKQRSTARGLHVPSGLWCELIELARSLNVEHPLAQLVPTATDGGAKEAM, from the coding sequence ATGCCCGAGATCGGCCCGATCGCCGCGCCGGCGTTGACCGATCTGGTCGGCGCGATGCTCACCGCGGCCGGGGTGGTCCCGGAGGAGGCGGCCCTTGTCGCCGCCCACGTCGTGGACGCCGAGGAGCGCGAAAGTCGGTCGCAGGGGTTGGTGCGGGTGCCTCCGTACGTGAAGTGGGCGCGCACCGGCGAGATCGCGTCTCCCACCCGGGTCACCGTTGTGCACGACGGCGGGGCCGCGCTCGTGCTGGATGCGCACAACGGATGGGGACACGTCGCCGCGGGGGACGCCCTGGGGCGCTGCGTGGAACGGGCGACGCAGACCGGGGTGTGCTTTGCGACGGTGCGCAACACGAACCACATCGGCCGGCTGGGGCGGTACGTCGAGACGGCGGCCGCGCGGGGAATGATCGGGCTCATCGCCTGCGCGGGCAATCCCCAATCGTCCTGGGTCGCGCCGTGGGGCGGTACCGCGCCGATCTTCGGCACGAACCCGATCGCGATCGGCTTTCCCCGCGGGGACGGCCCCCCGATCGTCGTGGACATCTCGACGACCCAAGGCGCCCGGGGGAACGTGCTGCTCGCGCAGAAAATGCGCCAGCTGCTGCCGGAGGGCTGGGCGTTCGACGCCGCAGGCGCGCCGACACGCGACCCGCATCAGGCGCTGCCTCCCCACGGCACGCTCGCCCCGCTGGGCGGGCACAAGGGATACGCGCTCGCCGTCGCGGTCGAGATCCTCTGCGGCGTGCTGGGCGGGGTGTGGCCGCCCGAGTCCTCGGCGAACTTCGTCGGCGCGATCCGGGTCGAGGCGTTCCTGCCGCGGGAGGCCTACGACCGCGGCCTCGCCGGCCTGGTGGCGGAGATCAAGGGGGTCCCGCCGCGCGCCGGGGTCGATGAGATCCGGCTCCCCGGGGAGGGCAGCGCGGCACGAAAGCAGCGGAGCACGGCGCGGGGCCTGCACGTGCCGTCCGGCCTGTGGTGCGAGCTGATCGAGCTGGCGCGGAGCCTCAACGTGGAGCATCCGCTGGCCCAGTTGGTCCCTACCGCGACCGACGGTGGCGCTAAGGAGGCGATGTGA